From the Nostoc sp. PCC 7107 genome, the window ACCAGCAGCAAAATCTTTTTAACCCGAACGGAGGTTAAATAATTCAGGATTGAGTCAGAGAAAACTCTTCCCCAACCCTTACAACCTAATTCTTACTTGGTTTGAGTGCCAACAAGACTTCTAGTTGACTAGTGGATTTGTCGGGGCTAGTGGCGGTTGCAGCCAAACCACGAATCGAATTTAGAAGGGCTGTAGTCTCAGGTGGAATTGGTCTACCTTGGGCAGCGAAACGATTAACTAAAGATACAGTTTTATCCATATCTAAGTAGAAGTAACCACCGTTAGGTTGTTGCAATGAACCTGTAACAGTTTTAAAGGTGTTGCTTTGATCGAGTGATGAGCTTTTGTTAGCTGCTAAAGCGTCAGCAACAGGGCCACCAAGTGCTAAAAAGACGGTATCTTGATCTAACCAACCATGAGCTAATAATGCTCCTTGCTTGGGTATTTGCCATTCTGTGACATCTTTACCGCTAATTTTTCTGGTGGCGATGTTGATTCTTTGGGCTTTGGCTAAGTTGTCAAGTTTTATAAAAGTGGCTTCTGCGGTTTTGCGATCGCTGGTATCAAATACAAGCGCACCACCAAAACCTACACTGGCTAACACACCTTGATTAGAGGGAATCGCCCCAACGCCAAATTCTCCATCCATCCAGCCAAAAATTTCTTTATCTAAGTCAATATTGGCGAATTTTAACTGACTGCGGACTTGTTGTAGGGTTTGCTGAACTTCTGGATAGTCTTTTGACTGTTCTACGAGTGTTTGCCAACCGCGACTGATACCATTACCACTAATCAGCGCAAAGGTATCACCAGGAAATTGTGCCAATATCTTAGCTGGTGTGTTTTGATACTGAAATTTGTTTAGTTGCGGATCTAAATTAGCGATCGCTTTTACCCGCACTCCCATATCATCTATACCGACACCAGCCACCATTGATTTTACTTGTTTCAACTGTGACAAAGTTTGTGGCGGTAGTGCTTTACCCTGATTGCTGGCTGCTGCTAATTGCTGTACCATGCCTGCATAGTCCGGTACATAAATTTGCGCTAGGGTATTTTGCAAATTTACACTCTTGCTGATAAGGTTATTTGCCCCTTCTTTATTAGCAAAGGAAGGTTGCCCTTTTAAGGTATCAATTGCTTTTTCTACAGATTGTTTTTCTGGAGCTAATAGCAAATAACTATTATTGACAACTACATTATATGTTGGTCTTGCATTTTCTATTGTTTCGGTAATCTTTTCACCTTTATAATCATATTCTTTACTTTGTACACCTTTTTGACTTTTTAATTTATTGGCAAAATTCAAAGCAGCAAGTTTATCTTTGATCCCTACCACCATTAAAATATTTGTTTCTTGTTGTAATTTTGTTGAGGGCTTGGCTGTATTTCCAGGAGTTGGGAACTGAGCCGGTTTAATCGTACTGGGAGGTAACACGGCAAACATTACACCACCAACCCAAGGCTTGATATCTTTTTCGTAAGAAATATCACTGCCCTTAAACATATCTTTGTTCAAGTCTTCTAGAGTTTTTGTCAGCAGCTTTTGAGCTTCTGGTGTGCCGAACTGCTGCAATTTTGACCAAGCTTGAGCATCAGTAGAAATATATGTAGCCATCACTGCTGATGCTGGAACTAATTTAGCACTACCTAAAGCACCGGAAATATCTCCAGCAGGCCCTTTAGAAAAATAAGTGTAAACTGCTATACCTCCCACCACGGCGACAACTGCACCAATGGCAGGAATTAAAAAATTTGTCTTACGTTCAGGCATTGTTACTGTCCTCTTTTTCTCAGATTTTTACTGAGGTTAGTAAAAACGTCATTGTTGAGTTCGCGGAATTATGGATAAATTTCACTAAGTATTCGGTTTATACTGATAAAATTAGTGAATCTATACATATAAGTTGACAAAAAACTCCAAAAAAATACTTCAAAGAAATGAGATGCAAATCCGTAAATGCTAGGTTATTCATCTTGAGAGATAGCTTGTGGGAAAGAGGCAGGCTATCCTAAGCTAATAAGAAAATTTGCCGAGTATTTATACTCAAGGAAAAATCATCAAAAATATCACCACAGAAGATTCATGAGAATCTCTCACACAATTGCAACGATCGCATATTCTCTATCCGCTGTTTGGATGAGCAAACATTACCGATAGCATTATTCTCGTAAACTTACTTAGATTTTTTAGGATTACAAGGTCAGTCAGCATCAATGACACATTCCTATTTTGATACAGATAATAACGGACACAAATCTTTTGAGTTACCAGGAGCCAGACCACACTATAATCCAGATCGCCCTGGACAGGTAGAGCATATTTTTCTCGACTTGCACTTAGACATCCCTAAGCAAAGTTATCACGGTAGTTGTAGTATTCGTTTGTCACCGATTCGCTCTGGAATTGACCGTTTGCTACTGGATGCAGTTAATTTAAATATCCAATCTGTGCAAGTGGATGAAGTGGCGCAAAAGTTTGACTATGATGGCGAACGGCTGGCGATTAAGCTTGACCAACCCACAGAACTGGGTAAAAGGATTTTGATTGCGATCGCCTATTCAGC encodes:
- a CDS encoding DUF3352 domain-containing protein, with product MPERKTNFLIPAIGAVVAVVGGIAVYTYFSKGPAGDISGALGSAKLVPASAVMATYISTDAQAWSKLQQFGTPEAQKLLTKTLEDLNKDMFKGSDISYEKDIKPWVGGVMFAVLPPSTIKPAQFPTPGNTAKPSTKLQQETNILMVVGIKDKLAALNFANKLKSQKGVQSKEYDYKGEKITETIENARPTYNVVVNNSYLLLAPEKQSVEKAIDTLKGQPSFANKEGANNLISKSVNLQNTLAQIYVPDYAGMVQQLAAASNQGKALPPQTLSQLKQVKSMVAGVGIDDMGVRVKAIANLDPQLNKFQYQNTPAKILAQFPGDTFALISGNGISRGWQTLVEQSKDYPEVQQTLQQVRSQLKFANIDLDKEIFGWMDGEFGVGAIPSNQGVLASVGFGGALVFDTSDRKTAEATFIKLDNLAKAQRINIATRKISGKDVTEWQIPKQGALLAHGWLDQDTVFLALGGPVADALAANKSSSLDQSNTFKTVTGSLQQPNGGYFYLDMDKTVSLVNRFAAQGRPIPPETTALLNSIRGLAATATSPDKSTSQLEVLLALKPSKN